Proteins found in one Nocardia brasiliensis ATCC 700358 genomic segment:
- the groL gene encoding chaperonin GroEL (60 kDa chaperone family; promotes refolding of misfolded polypeptides especially under stressful conditions; forms two stacked rings of heptamers to form a barrel-shaped 14mer; ends can be capped by GroES; misfolded proteins enter the barrel where they are refolded when GroES binds) has protein sequence MAKQIEFDEQARRALERGVDKLADAVKVTLGPRGRHVVLAKAFGGPTVTNDGVTIAREIDLEDPFENLGAQLVKSVATKTNDVAGDGTTTATVLAQALVRAGLKNVAAGANPISLGAGIAKAADAVAAALLAAATPVSGEKAIAQVATVSSRDEEIGEMVGKALTVVGKDGVVTVEESSTLQTELVVTEGVQFDKGYLSPYFVTDIDAQQAVLEDAYILLHREKVSSLPDFLPLLEKIAESGKPVLIIAEDVEGEALSTLVVNSIRKTIKAVAVKAPFFGDRRKAFLDDLAVVTAGTVINPDLGITLREAGLDVLGKARRVVVSKDDTTIIDGAGTAEDISARSAQLRREIEATDSDWDREKLEERLAKLSGGVAVIKVGAATETALKERKYRVEDAVSAAKAAVEEGIVPGGGSALVQAAAKLGDLRDSLSGDEAVGVEVVRTALSAPLFWIATNAGVDGAVVVSKVAEGKDGFNAATLTYGDLVTDGVVDPVKVTRSAVVNAASVARMILTTESAVVDKPAEEAPEHSHHGHSH, from the coding sequence ATGGCAAAGCAGATCGAGTTCGACGAGCAAGCTCGCCGGGCTCTGGAACGCGGTGTCGACAAGCTCGCCGACGCCGTCAAGGTCACCCTCGGCCCGCGTGGCCGCCACGTCGTGCTCGCGAAGGCCTTCGGCGGCCCCACCGTGACCAACGACGGTGTCACCATCGCGCGCGAGATCGACCTCGAGGACCCGTTCGAGAACCTCGGCGCGCAGCTGGTCAAGAGCGTCGCCACCAAGACCAACGATGTGGCGGGCGACGGCACCACCACCGCCACCGTGCTGGCCCAGGCGCTGGTCCGGGCCGGCCTGAAGAACGTTGCCGCGGGCGCGAATCCGATCTCGCTCGGCGCGGGCATCGCCAAGGCCGCTGACGCGGTCGCCGCGGCGCTGCTGGCCGCGGCCACCCCGGTGTCCGGCGAGAAGGCGATCGCGCAGGTCGCCACGGTCTCCTCGCGGGACGAGGAGATCGGCGAGATGGTCGGCAAGGCGCTGACCGTCGTCGGCAAGGACGGCGTCGTCACCGTCGAGGAGTCCTCGACGCTGCAGACCGAGCTCGTCGTCACCGAGGGCGTGCAGTTCGACAAGGGCTACCTGTCGCCGTACTTCGTCACCGACATCGATGCCCAGCAGGCCGTGCTGGAGGACGCCTACATCCTGCTGCACCGGGAGAAGGTCAGCTCGCTGCCCGACTTCCTGCCGCTGCTGGAGAAGATCGCCGAATCCGGCAAGCCGGTGCTGATCATCGCCGAGGACGTCGAGGGCGAGGCGCTGTCCACCCTGGTGGTCAACTCGATCCGCAAGACGATCAAGGCCGTGGCGGTGAAGGCGCCCTTCTTCGGTGACCGGCGCAAGGCGTTCCTGGACGACCTGGCCGTGGTCACCGCGGGCACCGTGATCAACCCGGACCTGGGCATCACGCTGCGCGAGGCCGGCCTCGACGTGCTGGGCAAGGCGCGCCGCGTCGTCGTCAGCAAGGACGACACCACCATCATCGATGGTGCGGGTACCGCCGAGGACATTTCGGCCCGCAGCGCGCAGCTGCGGCGCGAGATCGAGGCCACCGACTCCGACTGGGATCGCGAGAAGCTCGAGGAGCGGCTGGCCAAGCTGTCCGGCGGCGTCGCGGTGATCAAGGTCGGCGCGGCCACCGAGACGGCGCTCAAGGAGCGCAAGTACCGGGTCGAGGACGCGGTCAGCGCGGCCAAGGCGGCGGTCGAGGAGGGCATCGTGCCCGGCGGCGGCTCCGCGCTGGTGCAGGCGGCGGCCAAGCTCGGCGACCTGCGCGACTCGCTGTCCGGCGACGAGGCGGTCGGCGTCGAGGTGGTGCGGACCGCGCTGTCGGCCCCGCTGTTCTGGATCGCCACCAACGCGGGCGTGGACGGCGCCGTGGTGGTCAGCAAGGTCGCCGAGGGCAAGGACGGCTTCAACGCCGCCACCCTCACCTACGGCGACCTGGTCACCGACGGTGTCGTCGACCCGGTGAAGGTGACCCGCTCGGCCGTCGTGAACGCGGCGTCGGTGGCGCGCATGATCCTGACCACCGAGAGCGCGGTCGTGGACAAGCCTGCCGAAGAGGCGCCGGAGCACAGCCACCACGGGCACAGCCACTGA
- a CDS encoding RskA family anti-sigma factor: protein MNERQVDLAHTVALGSIDDEDHHEVQELLDTEDPALRAEFITEIRRTREALATLATASASQPPAALRSRLLAAIAAEQPPVAS from the coding sequence ATGAACGAACGCCAGGTCGATCTCGCGCACACCGTCGCGCTCGGATCGATCGACGACGAAGACCACCATGAGGTGCAGGAACTGCTCGACACCGAGGACCCCGCGCTACGTGCGGAGTTCATCACCGAGATCCGGCGGACGCGCGAAGCCCTCGCGACGCTCGCCACTGCTTCGGCCAGCCAACCGCCCGCAGCGTTGCGGAGTCGGTTGCTCGCCGCCATCGCGGCCGAACAGCCGCCCGTAGCCTCTTGA
- a CDS encoding sigma-70 family RNA polymerase sigma factor — protein MDSAVTARAAESIELAALLDKCGQADQEAFAELYDRTSARVFGLVLRVLHDPGYAEETTQEVYLQIWRTAASFDPDKGSAVTWLMTLAHRRAVDRVRAEQAHTQREVAYGIRVLGNEFDEVTEEVERRLEQQAVLDGLATLTETQREAISLAYYGGRTYAEVAHYLGVGLPTVKSRIRDGLTRLKRSLGVT, from the coding sequence GTGGATTCTGCGGTTACGGCCCGCGCCGCCGAAAGTATCGAGCTCGCCGCATTGCTGGACAAGTGCGGCCAAGCCGACCAGGAAGCCTTCGCCGAGCTATACGACCGGACGTCCGCGCGCGTCTTCGGTCTGGTGCTGCGCGTCCTACACGACCCCGGATACGCCGAGGAGACGACCCAAGAGGTCTATCTACAGATCTGGCGCACCGCCGCCAGCTTCGACCCCGACAAGGGCTCGGCCGTGACGTGGTTGATGACGCTGGCACATCGGCGAGCCGTCGACCGGGTACGCGCCGAGCAGGCACACACCCAACGCGAGGTCGCCTACGGCATCCGGGTGCTCGGTAACGAATTCGACGAAGTGACCGAAGAGGTAGAGCGAAGGCTCGAACAGCAGGCCGTTCTCGACGGTCTCGCGACCTTGACCGAGACCCAGCGAGAAGCCATCTCGCTCGCCTACTACGGCGGGCGAACCTATGCGGAGGTAGCCCACTACCTTGGCGTAGGGTTACCGACCGTTAAGTCCCGAATTCGGGATGGATTGACACGACTCAAAAGAAGTTTGGGGGTGACGTGA
- a CDS encoding WhiB family transcriptional regulator, translating to MPMPTHLPGPNADVWDWQMRGSCRGQDSAVFFHPDGERGRARTAREMRAKEICRACPVLMQCRSHALKVSEPYGIWGGMSETEREMHARRNRRRMAV from the coding sequence ATGCCCATGCCCACCCACCTCCCCGGGCCGAACGCCGATGTCTGGGATTGGCAGATGCGAGGGTCCTGCCGTGGGCAGGACTCCGCTGTGTTCTTCCACCCCGACGGCGAACGTGGCCGCGCCCGTACCGCGCGCGAGATGCGCGCCAAAGAGATCTGCCGGGCCTGCCCGGTGCTGATGCAGTGCCGCAGCCATGCCCTCAAAGTCAGCGAGCCCTACGGCATCTGGGGTGGCATGTCCGAAACCGAACGCGAGATGCACGCCCGGCGCAATCGCCGCCGCATGGCGGTCTGA
- a CDS encoding sigma-70 family RNA polymerase sigma factor translates to MTNTGEELDLAVAAAAQGDRSALAQVLEMIRPLVVRYCRARIGAAERGQLSADDVAQEVCLAVMTALPRYQDQGRPFMAFVYGIASHKVADAHRNAARNKAEAMAEVPDVISTDHGPEQRALESETSRQMNRLLATLPEKHREILILRLVMGLSAEETAVAMGSTAGAIRVAQHRALAKLKSQVARAGEMYG, encoded by the coding sequence ATGACGAACACGGGCGAAGAGTTGGACCTCGCCGTCGCTGCCGCTGCGCAGGGCGACAGATCCGCTTTAGCTCAGGTACTGGAGATGATCCGCCCGCTGGTGGTGCGCTACTGCCGCGCGCGGATCGGAGCCGCGGAGCGTGGGCAGCTCTCCGCGGACGACGTTGCGCAGGAGGTCTGTTTGGCCGTGATGACCGCCTTGCCCAGGTATCAAGACCAGGGCAGGCCCTTCATGGCCTTCGTTTACGGAATCGCTTCGCACAAGGTCGCCGACGCCCATCGCAACGCCGCCCGTAACAAGGCGGAGGCGATGGCCGAAGTACCAGATGTCATATCCACCGACCATGGTCCGGAACAACGCGCTCTCGAATCGGAGACGAGCAGGCAGATGAACCGTCTGCTCGCGACGCTCCCCGAGAAACATCGAGAGATCTTGATCCTGCGATTGGTCATGGGTTTGTCAGCCGAAGAAACCGCAGTCGCCATGGGCAGTACGGCGGGCGCGATACGAGTGGCTCAGCACAGGGCACTCGCGAAACTCAAGTCTCAAGTGGCGAGGGCAGGTGAAATGTATGGCTAG
- a CDS encoding anti-sigma-D factor RsdA, translating into MARDGERGRGDWKARLGSRNSGPYADASGDTGPVDIAAVRRDDVLIDAIASDGQVRTDSAEEYQLATLLADWRAELIAPPMADAPDLDAIVAAVNQEIGARQVRIGAQTSNRLRLVRPLLGAAAALALVFGGMTAFSYNAEPDDPLWRLKEVVFSEQAQSTVVQRTDSDLSEAGKLVKQDPVAAKQRLAAAKENAGQISDPKKHTEAMEEWNRLVAELAKVRQDLADQLNNGTSDPVTPTPTSGVKPTKPVPPVQTTPDNTILQTKPGDPSDKPTEPTEPTDDKPTTPPPVTTPPPTVEPTTQPATPTTVSGPTVVEPTGDSNGAPTQPVTKPPTGNSGPTFAVPSGAGLPSTS; encoded by the coding sequence ATGGCTAGGGATGGCGAGCGCGGTCGGGGCGACTGGAAAGCGCGGCTTGGATCGCGAAACAGCGGTCCCTACGCCGACGCGTCAGGGGACACCGGCCCGGTCGACATCGCCGCGGTACGCCGCGACGATGTGCTGATCGATGCCATCGCAAGCGATGGCCAGGTGCGCACCGACAGCGCGGAGGAGTATCAGCTCGCGACTTTGCTCGCGGACTGGCGCGCGGAGCTCATCGCTCCGCCGATGGCCGACGCACCCGATCTGGATGCGATCGTGGCCGCGGTCAATCAGGAGATCGGTGCGCGTCAGGTACGGATAGGGGCCCAGACCAGCAACCGACTACGGCTGGTCCGCCCGCTCCTCGGGGCCGCGGCGGCACTCGCCCTGGTCTTCGGCGGTATGACGGCGTTCTCCTACAACGCCGAGCCGGACGATCCGCTGTGGCGGCTCAAAGAGGTCGTGTTCAGTGAGCAGGCGCAGAGCACCGTGGTGCAGCGCACCGACAGCGATCTGAGCGAGGCCGGCAAGCTGGTCAAGCAGGATCCGGTTGCGGCCAAGCAGCGCTTGGCGGCGGCCAAGGAGAATGCCGGGCAGATCAGCGACCCCAAGAAGCACACCGAGGCGATGGAGGAGTGGAACCGGCTCGTCGCCGAGCTGGCCAAGGTGCGTCAGGACCTGGCCGATCAGCTGAACAACGGCACGTCGGATCCGGTCACGCCGACACCGACCAGTGGGGTCAAGCCCACGAAGCCGGTGCCGCCGGTGCAGACCACCCCGGATAACACGATCCTGCAGACGAAGCCGGGCGATCCGTCGGACAAGCCGACCGAACCGACCGAGCCGACCGACGACAAACCGACCACCCCGCCGCCGGTGACCACGCCGCCGCCGACCGTCGAGCCGACCACCCAGCCTGCGACACCCACCACGGTGTCCGGGCCTACGGTGGTCGAGCCGACCGGGGATTCGAACGGCGCGCCGACTCAGCCGGTGACCAAGCCGCCGACGGGGAACTCGGGGCCGACGTTCGCCGTGCCGTCCGGTGCGGGTTTGCCCAGCACCAGCTGA
- a CDS encoding DUF5319 domain-containing protein — MRDHLPPGLPPDPFAGDPSDPSAALDAIEPGEPLDPHERLAVEEDLADLAVYEALLAHRGIRGLVVSCEDCRQDHYHDWDMLRANLLQLLVDGTVRPHEPAYDPTPEAYVTWDYCRGYADASMNEAFHGDGFDGFDS, encoded by the coding sequence GTGCGTGACCATCTACCACCTGGCTTGCCGCCGGATCCCTTCGCCGGAGACCCCTCCGACCCGTCCGCCGCGCTCGATGCCATCGAGCCCGGTGAGCCGCTGGATCCCCACGAGCGCCTCGCGGTCGAGGAGGATCTCGCTGATCTCGCCGTCTACGAGGCACTACTAGCGCACCGCGGTATCCGCGGACTCGTGGTCAGCTGCGAAGACTGTCGGCAGGACCACTACCACGACTGGGACATGTTGCGCGCCAACCTGCTTCAGCTACTGGTGGACGGCACGGTGCGCCCGCACGAGCCCGCCTACGATCCGACGCCGGAAGCGTACGTCACCTGGGATTACTGCCGGGGCTACGCGGATGCCTCGATGAACGAGGCCTTCCACGGCGACGGCTTCGACGGTTTCGACAGCTGA
- the guaB gene encoding IMP dehydrogenase translates to MSNPVSGERTAVRPSTGGDDPHKIAMLGLTFDDVLLLPAASDLIPSSVETSSQLTREIRLRTPLVSSAMDTVTEARMAISMARAGGMGVLHRNLAAADQAAQVETVKRSEAGMVTDPVTCRPSDTLAEVDAMCARFRISGLPVVDETGSLVGIITNRDMRFEVDQNRRVEEVMTKAPLITAQEGVTAEAALGLLRRHKIEKLPIVDGNGRLRGLITVKDFVKTDQYPNATKDRDGRLLVGAAVGVGEDAWSRAMTLADAGVDVLIVDTAHGHQAQVLQMVTKVKAEVGDRIQVVGGNVATRAGAAALVEAGADAVKVGVGPGSICTTRVVAGVGAPQITAILEAVAVCKPAGVPVIADGGIQFSGDIAKAIAAGASTVMLGSLLAGTAESPGELILVGGKQFKSYRGMGSLGAMQGRGQAKSFSKDRYFQDDVLAEDKLVPEGIEGRVPFRGPVNQVIHQLVGGLRAAMGYTGSQSIAHLQDAQFVQITAAGLKESHPHDITMTVEAPNYTGRG, encoded by the coding sequence ATGAGTAATCCCGTATCGGGCGAACGCACTGCTGTCCGCCCATCTACGGGTGGTGACGATCCGCACAAGATCGCCATGCTCGGCCTCACATTCGACGATGTGTTGTTGTTGCCCGCCGCCTCGGATCTCATCCCCAGTTCTGTGGAGACGTCCAGCCAGCTGACCAGGGAGATCCGGTTGCGGACCCCGCTGGTGAGTTCGGCGATGGACACGGTGACCGAGGCGCGGATGGCCATCTCGATGGCTCGCGCGGGCGGCATGGGCGTGTTGCACCGCAACCTCGCAGCAGCCGATCAGGCCGCGCAGGTGGAGACGGTGAAGCGGTCCGAGGCGGGCATGGTGACCGATCCGGTGACCTGCCGGCCGTCGGACACCCTGGCCGAGGTCGACGCCATGTGCGCCCGGTTCCGCATCTCCGGCCTGCCGGTGGTGGACGAGACCGGTTCCCTTGTGGGCATCATCACCAATCGCGACATGCGGTTCGAGGTCGATCAGAACCGCCGGGTCGAAGAGGTGATGACGAAGGCGCCGTTGATCACCGCGCAGGAGGGCGTCACCGCCGAGGCGGCGCTCGGCCTGCTGCGCCGGCACAAGATCGAGAAGCTGCCGATCGTGGACGGCAACGGCAGGCTGCGCGGCCTCATCACGGTCAAGGACTTCGTCAAGACCGATCAGTACCCGAACGCCACCAAGGACCGCGACGGCCGCCTGCTGGTCGGCGCCGCGGTCGGCGTGGGCGAGGACGCCTGGTCGCGCGCGATGACGCTGGCCGACGCGGGCGTGGACGTGCTCATCGTCGACACCGCACACGGCCACCAGGCGCAGGTGCTGCAGATGGTCACCAAGGTGAAAGCCGAGGTCGGTGACCGGATCCAGGTCGTCGGCGGCAACGTGGCCACCCGGGCCGGCGCGGCCGCGCTGGTCGAGGCGGGCGCGGACGCGGTGAAGGTCGGCGTCGGTCCCGGCTCCATCTGCACCACCCGCGTGGTCGCGGGTGTCGGCGCGCCGCAGATCACCGCGATCCTCGAGGCCGTGGCCGTGTGCAAGCCCGCCGGTGTGCCGGTGATCGCCGACGGCGGCATCCAGTTCTCCGGCGATATCGCCAAGGCCATCGCGGCGGGCGCGTCCACCGTGATGCTGGGCTCGCTGCTCGCGGGCACCGCCGAATCGCCGGGGGAGCTGATCCTGGTGGGCGGCAAGCAGTTCAAGAGCTACCGCGGCATGGGCTCGCTCGGCGCGATGCAGGGCCGGGGCCAGGCGAAGTCCTTCTCGAAGGACCGCTACTTCCAGGACGACGTGCTCGCCGAGGACAAGCTGGTGCCCGAGGGCATCGAGGGCCGGGTGCCCTTCCGCGGCCCGGTGAACCAGGTCATCCACCAGCTCGTCGGCGGTCTGCGCGCGGCCATGGGTTACACCGGTTCGCAGTCCATCGCGCATCTGCAGGACGCGCAGTTCGTGCAGATCACCGCGGCGGGTCTGAAGGAGAGCCACCCGCACGACATCACGATGACCGTCGAGGCCCCCAACTACACCGGTCGCGGCTAG
- a CDS encoding GuaB3 family IMP dehydrogenase-related protein, with protein MRDMVEIGMGRTARRTYELDDIDIVPSRRTRSSKQVSLSWQLDAYRFEIPFLAHPTDALVSPEFAIELGRLGGLGVINGEGLWARHADVAAKIEQLLELVGKGGYERAVSLLQEMHAAPMQPELLAAAVAQVRAAGVTVAVRVSPQNARALTPALVQAGVDLLVVHGTIISAEHVGDGEPLNLKTFIAELDVPVVAGGVSDHRTALHLMRTGAAGVIVGYGSFPGATTTREVLGIGVPMATAIADAAAARRDYLDETGGRYVHVIADGDIETSGQLAKAIACGADAAMLGVPLAVAAEAPGRGWYWPSAAAHPSVPRGSLLGVEWEQEEGSGDAVRPSLEQVLFGPSDDPFGSLNLVGGLRRSMAKAGYSDLKEFQKVGLSVRG; from the coding sequence GTGCGCGACATGGTCGAGATCGGCATGGGCCGGACCGCCCGGCGTACCTACGAGCTGGACGATATCGATATCGTTCCCTCGCGCCGGACCCGCTCGTCGAAGCAGGTGTCGCTGTCGTGGCAGCTCGACGCCTACCGTTTCGAGATCCCGTTCCTCGCGCACCCGACCGACGCGCTGGTGTCGCCGGAGTTCGCCATCGAACTCGGCCGCCTCGGCGGGCTCGGTGTCATCAACGGCGAGGGCCTGTGGGCCAGGCACGCGGACGTCGCCGCGAAGATCGAGCAACTGCTCGAGCTGGTCGGCAAGGGCGGCTACGAGCGGGCCGTCTCGCTGCTGCAGGAGATGCACGCCGCGCCGATGCAGCCGGAGCTGCTCGCGGCCGCGGTCGCGCAGGTGCGGGCGGCCGGGGTGACCGTCGCGGTGCGGGTGAGCCCGCAGAACGCGCGCGCGTTGACGCCTGCCCTGGTGCAGGCCGGGGTCGACCTGCTCGTCGTGCACGGCACCATCATCTCCGCCGAACACGTCGGCGACGGTGAACCGTTGAACCTCAAGACCTTCATCGCCGAGCTGGACGTGCCCGTGGTGGCGGGCGGGGTGAGCGATCACCGGACCGCGCTGCACCTGATGCGCACCGGCGCGGCGGGTGTCATCGTCGGCTACGGCTCGTTCCCCGGCGCGACCACCACCCGCGAGGTGCTCGGCATCGGCGTGCCGATGGCCACCGCGATCGCCGACGCCGCGGCCGCGCGCCGCGACTATCTGGACGAGACCGGCGGCCGCTACGTGCACGTCATCGCCGACGGCGATATCGAGACCTCCGGTCAGCTGGCCAAGGCGATCGCCTGCGGTGCGGACGCCGCGATGCTCGGGGTGCCGCTCGCGGTGGCCGCCGAGGCGCCGGGCCGCGGCTGGTACTGGCCCTCGGCCGCCGCACACCCCTCGGTGCCCCGTGGCTCGCTGCTCGGCGTCGAATGGGAACAGGAGGAGGGCTCCGGCGATGCGGTGCGTCCCAGCCTGGAACAGGTGCTGTTCGGCCCCTCCGACGACCCGTTCGGCTCGCTGAATCTCGTTGGCGGCCTGCGTCGTTCGATGGCCAAGGCGGGCTACTCCGATCTCAAGGAGTTCCAGAAGGTTGGGCTCAGCGTCCGCGGCTGA
- a CDS encoding alpha/beta fold hydrolase: MPFARAIDADIHYEDSGGSGPVVLLAHEFFMDRTMFAAQMAALAPEFRIVSWDARGHGRTRDEGLPFTYWTAARDALTVLDHVGAERAVVGGTAQGGFTALRTALIAPERVSALILISTEANGPTPEQSDATQKFLEEWYDDDSRQQAAHQLASWLIGNDNWYRTIWTTRWLLRDCRGIEVAAGCLLSRDSVLERLSEITCPALVIHATDSGIPPDRARQLTHGLTGSTYVEIAGARLAVTMTHPDPVNTAMRRFLRERVIPSIAR; this comes from the coding sequence GTGCCATTCGCCCGCGCGATCGACGCCGACATCCACTACGAGGACAGCGGCGGGAGCGGCCCGGTGGTGCTGCTAGCACACGAATTCTTCATGGACCGGACCATGTTCGCGGCTCAGATGGCCGCGCTGGCACCGGAATTCCGGATCGTCTCGTGGGATGCCCGCGGCCATGGCCGCACCAGGGACGAAGGCTTGCCGTTCACCTACTGGACCGCGGCACGCGACGCGCTCACCGTGCTCGACCACGTCGGCGCCGAACGGGCCGTGGTCGGCGGCACCGCGCAGGGCGGCTTCACCGCCCTGCGAACCGCGCTCATCGCGCCGGAACGGGTCTCGGCACTGATCCTGATCAGCACCGAGGCGAACGGCCCGACCCCCGAACAGTCCGACGCCACCCAGAAGTTCCTGGAAGAGTGGTACGACGACGACTCGCGTCAGCAGGCGGCGCACCAGCTCGCGTCCTGGCTGATCGGCAACGACAACTGGTACCGCACCATCTGGACCACCCGCTGGCTGCTGCGCGACTGCCGCGGTATCGAGGTGGCGGCGGGCTGCCTGCTCAGCCGGGACTCCGTGCTGGAGCGGCTGTCCGAAATCACCTGTCCCGCCTTGGTGATCCACGCCACCGACAGCGGCATTCCGCCCGACCGGGCCAGGCAGCTGACACACGGCCTCACCGGCTCGACCTACGTCGAGATCGCGGGCGCGCGACTCGCCGTCACCATGACCCATCCCGACCCGGTGAACACCGCGATGCGCCGCTTCCTGCGCGAACGCGTCATCCCGAGCATCGCCCGCTGA
- the guaA gene encoding glutamine-hydrolyzing GMP synthase, whose translation MAQTQRPVLVVDFGAQYAQLIARRVRESSVFSEVIPHTTTVEEIAERQPLAVILSGGPASVYAEGAPQLDARLFDLGLPVFGICYGFQAMAQALGGTVAHTGTREYGRTELNIDGGLLHGGLPTIQPVWMSHGDAVTDAPEGFEVTGTTAGAPVAAFEDRARRLAGVQYHPEVLHSPHGQQVLSRFLHEIAGIRATWTPANIAESLIAGVREQIGTGHAICGLSGGVDSAVAAALVQRAIGDRLTCVFVDHGLLRAGEREQVQQDFVAATGAKLVTVDAVDKFLGELKGVTDPEEKRKIIGREFIRSFEDAVSEVVLEQGTDAADTGSKVEFLVQGTLYPDVVESGGGTGTANIKSHHNVGGLPDDLEFELVEPLRLLFKDEVRAVGRELGLPEEIVGRQPFPGPGLAIRIVGEVTPDRLATLRQADAIAREELTAAGLDKQIWQCPVVLLADVRSVGVQGDGRTYGHPIVLRPVSSEDAMTADWTRLPYEVLERISTRITNEVPEVNRVVLDVTSKPPGTIEWE comes from the coding sequence GTGGCGCAAACACAGAGACCGGTCCTTGTCGTCGACTTCGGCGCGCAGTACGCACAGCTGATCGCTCGGCGGGTCCGCGAATCGAGTGTGTTCTCCGAGGTGATCCCGCACACCACCACGGTCGAGGAGATCGCCGAGCGCCAGCCCCTCGCGGTGATCCTGTCCGGCGGCCCGGCCAGCGTGTATGCCGAGGGCGCACCGCAATTGGACGCGCGGCTGTTCGATCTGGGCCTGCCGGTGTTCGGCATTTGCTACGGCTTCCAGGCGATGGCGCAGGCGCTCGGTGGCACGGTCGCGCACACCGGCACCCGCGAATACGGCCGCACCGAACTCAATATCGACGGCGGCCTGCTGCACGGCGGCCTGCCCACTATCCAGCCGGTCTGGATGAGCCACGGCGACGCGGTGACCGATGCCCCCGAGGGGTTCGAGGTCACCGGTACCACCGCGGGCGCGCCGGTCGCCGCGTTCGAGGATCGGGCCCGCCGCCTGGCCGGTGTGCAGTACCACCCCGAGGTCCTGCATTCGCCGCACGGCCAGCAGGTGCTCAGCCGCTTCCTGCACGAGATCGCGGGCATCCGCGCTACCTGGACGCCCGCCAATATCGCCGAATCGCTGATCGCCGGGGTGCGTGAGCAGATCGGCACCGGGCACGCGATCTGCGGCCTGTCCGGCGGTGTCGATTCCGCCGTCGCCGCCGCGCTGGTGCAGCGCGCCATCGGGGACCGGTTGACCTGTGTGTTCGTCGACCACGGCCTGTTGCGCGCGGGCGAGCGCGAGCAGGTGCAGCAGGATTTCGTCGCCGCCACCGGGGCCAAGCTGGTCACCGTCGACGCGGTCGACAAGTTCCTCGGCGAGTTGAAGGGCGTCACGGACCCCGAGGAGAAGCGCAAGATCATCGGGCGTGAGTTCATCCGTTCGTTCGAGGACGCGGTATCCGAGGTCGTGCTCGAGCAGGGCACGGATGCGGCGGACACCGGCTCGAAGGTCGAATTCCTCGTGCAGGGCACGCTGTACCCGGATGTGGTCGAGTCCGGCGGCGGCACCGGTACCGCGAACATCAAGAGCCACCACAATGTCGGCGGTCTGCCCGACGACCTGGAATTCGAATTGGTCGAGCCGTTGCGCCTGCTGTTCAAGGACGAGGTGCGCGCGGTCGGTCGTGAGCTCGGCCTGCCGGAGGAGATCGTCGGCAGGCAGCCGTTCCCCGGCCCCGGCCTGGCCATCCGCATCGTCGGCGAGGTGACCCCCGATCGGCTGGCCACGCTGCGCCAGGCCGACGCCATCGCGCGGGAGGAGCTCACCGCCGCCGGGCTCGACAAGCAGATCTGGCAGTGCCCGGTGGTGCTGCTCGCGGATGTGCGCAGCGTCGGCGTGCAGGGCGACGGCCGCACCTACGGTCACCCGATCGTGCTGCGTCCGGTCTCCAGCGAGGACGCGATGACCGCCGACTGGACCCGGCTGCCCTACGAGGTGCTGGAGCGGATCTCCACCCGGATCACCAACGAGGTGCCGGAGGTCAACCGGGTCGTCCTCGATGTGACCAGCAAGCCGCCGGGCACCATCGAATGGGAGTGA